One segment of Castanea sativa cultivar Marrone di Chiusa Pesio chromosome 3, ASM4071231v1 DNA contains the following:
- the LOC142627113 gene encoding uncharacterized protein LOC142627113 — protein MEMESLQLDHDGNCFEEASDKQLLPPGSPEERDIFGDPQVNTRVGDDYQVEIPSLMTKFEHAQLLMNPTDSGVTVDVSHSFLMGLPIPIMWVQEVNKIEDGTWEFVSNHDESGNPNVQVKSRNRKKIHLKLKKRCTVNSLEPSNVLGLDHDKESRTADVGNMVAGKASLVGVHKSKRYYPVPGAKSDPWSDAEVNGFLLGLYIFGKNFISIKRFIQNKEMGEMLSFYYGEFYRSDRYRRWSDSRKVRNRKCITGRKIFTGWRLQELLSRLLPQVPEEFQSTLVEGSKSFAEGRTSLEEFVCSLKSTVGIHILVEAIGIGKGKEDLTGLAMEPGKTNHIFQVCPNLPTGKACSSLSSSEILKFLTGGFRLSKARCSDIFWEAVWPRLLAKGWHSEQPKDQGYVTLRHYLVFLMPGVKKFSRRKLVKGDHYFDSVSDVLSKVASEPKLLDFEAEEATVRSSTEDGLVPEVTSDPDDPSNYQRHCYLKPRVSICNQNGMKFTVVDTSSVHGGKSSNVRELRYLPVESKRTSKLFNHLNDNEGKFFKNSMDGYEVSATDMPLNIEMNINKPNHTEGTIGEKRPNGMKFTVVDTSLLHGKKSSKVRELRYSPVELKSNSELTTFLRETEGTSEDSRDGHALDAANILLNSDKNVISDSDNTNQKAIINNSDATANKIMESQQDEKTTTSDDRQLNRTIKHQFSRRVKSGHSNFVAPVIKRRKLTSCANAKKNCIAEDLSEDLNSKKTGLSVALNPPDAGKNVSSQVGSQEKVPSIIYAAKSSPEEESGGGILSGNLSGMKTSYLENETHQSLPSFDLNLPQGLQESENGEAVVMEVKDRQRVNEDVSCFPSKKIEPVPDTLKTSFDMGTAEQQPDMNPRRQGTRNRPPTVRVLEALAHGYLNTPRKQKSGEVQTRENPFSNHTRKARSRVKVTSTRGNSSTKTMQMEEKEVKEACNINKDVVSQPLDQIERRGSLATRDLTTRCPEVLRTIR, from the exons ATGGAG ATGGAGTCACTTCAGCTGGATCATGATGGTAACTGCTTCGAAGAAGCGTCAGATAAGCAGTTACTTCCTCCAGGATCTCCAGAGGAAAGGGATATATTTGGAGATCCACAGGTGAATACCAGAGTTGGCGATGATTATCAAGTGGAAATACCTTCCTTAATGACAAAATTTGAGCATGCTCAGCTTCTAATGAACCCTACTGATTCTGGAGTTACAGTTGATGTTTCCCACTCCTTCTTGATGGGTTTACCCATCCCAATCATGTGGGTTCAGGAAGTGAATAAAATTGAAGATGGAACGTGGGAATTTGTTAGTAATCATGATGAATCAGGTAACCCAAATGTGCAAGTCAAATcaagaaacagaaaaaagaTTCATCTTAAGTTGAAGAAGAGATGTACTGTAAATAGTCTCGAACCCTCAAATGTTCTTGGATTGGACCATGACAAGGAATCAAGAACTGCAGATGTTGGAAACATGGTGGCAGGGAAAGCAAGCTTAGTTGGAGTCCATAAAAGCAAAAGATATTACCCAGTTCCAGGTGCAAAATCTGACCCCTGGAGTGATGCTGAAGTCAATGGTTTCCTccttggtttatatatatttgggaaGAATTTTATATCGATCAAGAGATTTATACAGAACAAAGAGATGGGGGAAATGCTGTCATTCTACTATGGGGAATTTTATAGGTCTGATCGCTACCGTAGATGGTCAGACTCCCGGAAGGTTAGAAATAGGAAATGCATAACCGGACGGAAAATATTTACAGGATGGAGGCTACAGGAATTGTTATCTCGCTTGCTTCCTCAAGTCCCAGAGGAATTTCAAAGTACTTTGGTGGAG GGCTCTAAGTCATTTGCAGAGGGAAGAACTTCACTAGAAGAATTTGTCTGCTCTTTGAAGTCAACTGTTGGCATTCACATTCTTGTAGAAGCTATAGGCATTGGTAAGGGAAAGGAAGATCTCACAGGCCTTGCCATGGAGCCTGGAAAGACCAATCACATATTTCAAGTTTGTCCTAACCTACCAACTGGCAAAGCTTGCTCCTCTCTTTCATCCAGTGAAATACTGAAGTTCCTGACTGGAGGTTTCAGGTTGAGCAAAGCCCGGTGTAGTGATATTTTCTGGGAAGCTGTTTGGCCCCGTTTGCTGGCAAAAGGATGGCATTCTGAGCAACCTAAGGATCAGGGTTATGTGACACTCAGACATTACCTGGTTTTTCTTATGCCTGGTGTTAAGAAGTTCTCGAGGAGGAAACTTGTGAAGGGAGATCACTACTTTGATTCTGTTAGTGATGTTTTGAGCAAAGTGGCATCTGAACCAAAACTTCTTGACTTTGAAGCTGAAGAAGCTACAGTCAGGAGCAGCACTGAGGATGGATTGGTTCCTGAAGTGACATCAGACCCAGATGATCCATCCAATTATCAGCGCCATTGTTACCTTAAACCCCGAGTTTCTATTTGCAATCAGAATGGTATGAAGTTCACTGTTGTTGATACCAGTTCAGTCCATGGAGGAAAATCATCCAATGTGAGAGAACTGAGATATTTACCAGTTGAATCCAAAAGGACTTCCAAGCTCTTCAATCATTTGAATGATAATGAAGGGAAATTCTTTAAGAATTCAATGGATGGATATGAGGTATCTGCAACAGATATGCCATTGAACATTGAAATGAATATAAATAAGCCCAACCACACTGAGGGTACAATTGGTGAAAAACGTCCAAATGGCATGAAGTTCACTGTTGTTGATACTAGTTTGCTCCATGGAAAAAAATCATCCAAGGTGAGAGAACTTAGATATTCACCAGTTGAACTCAAAAGTAATTCTGAGCTGACCACTTTTTTGAGAGAAACTGAAGGGACCTCAGAAGATTCACGGGATGGGCATGCGCTTGATGCTGCTAACATTCTGTTGAACAGTGATAAGAATGTTATATCTGATAGTGATAACACAAACCAAAAGGCAATCATTAATAACTCAGATGCTACTGCAAACAAAATTATGGAGAGCCAGCAGGATGAGAAGACCACTACATCCGATGACAGGCAACTGAATAGGACTATCAAGCATCAATTTAGTCGGCGTGTAAAATCTGGCCATTCAAATTTTGTAGCACCTGTGATCAAAAGGCGGAAATTAACTTCTTGTGCTAATGCCAAGAAAAACTGCATTGCTGAGGACTTATCAGAAGACTTGAATTCAAAGAAAACTGGACTCTCTGTGGCATTAAACCCACCAGATGCAGGTAAGAATGTCAGTTCTCAAGTAGGTTCTCAAGAGAAAGTGCCCTCAATTATTTATGCAGCTAAAAGCAGTCCAGAAGAGGAGAGTGGTGGAGGCATCCTTAGTGGAAATTTATCTGGCATGAAAACATCCTATCTGGAAAATGAGACACATCAATCCCTGCCATCATTTGACCTGAATCTACCCCAGGGTTTACAAGAGTCTGAAAATGGTGAAGCAGTAGTAATGGAGGTCAAAGACAGGCAGCGTGTAAATGAAGATGTTTCATGCTTTCCATCTAAGAAAATTGAGCCAGTTCCTGACACATTGAAAACCTCTTTTGATATGGGTACTGCAGAACAGCAGCCTGATATGAACCCCAGGAGGCAAGGCACAAGAAACCGACCACCGACTGTTAGAGTATTGGAAGCTCTTGCACATGGTTACTTAAATACCCCCAGGAAGCAAAAGAGTGGAGAAGTTCAGACCCGAGAAAATCCGTTCTCTAATCATACCCGCAAGGCCCGAAGTAGAGTCAAAGTAACTTCAACTCGTGGTAACTCTAGTACCAAGACCATGCAAATGGAAGAAAAGGAGGTGAAAGAAGCCTGTAATATTAACAAAGATGTGGTTAGCCAACCTCTTGATCAAATTGAGAGACGTGGCTCACTAGCTACTCGGGATTTGACTACCCGTTGTCCTGAAGTTTTGAGGACAATCAGGTGA